CTTGGCCAGGACGAGGAAACGACCGATCTTGCGACCGACCACGGCGCAACTCTCCGAGATGGGAGGCTGCAGATGACGGTCGGCCTGAAGACCGAGAACGCGACGCCGCCCACGAACGGATCGGGGGTGAATTCCAGGGCAGTGACGCTACTTCCGGCGTGCCGCGGGGTCAATATCCCTGGCGGGGCGGACCCTACAGCGGTCCCATGCGCCTCACGCGGGCCACGAGCGGGGCCTGGCGCTGGTGCGCCGGCGGGATACCAGCCGTTGGCCGGTCCTTCTCGAGCCGGGGCTCGCGCTCGATCCGCTGGATCTCGCTCCGAATGCTGCGAACACCCGAAGAGTCGGCCACGGCGCCGAGCAGCCGCGAGATTTCGTCCAGAGTCCGTACGTCCTCCGCCGCACGGGCGGCTGCGCGCCACAGGTGCATGGCCTCGACCGGATTGCCCGAAGCCAGCTCGATCCGTCCGAGTCCGATCTTGGCCGCGGGGTCCGACGGGTCGAGCTCGATCGCGCGCACGAAGGCAACCCGGGCTTCTTCGGCGCGCGAAAGGCGTCTCAGCGCTTCACCCCGGACCGCCCACGCCAGCGCGTGGCTTGGATCGGTCTCGGTGACACGGCTCGAGTGGTGGAGCGCGACGGTCCATTCCTTTCCCAGCAGAGCGTCGATCGCGAGCACGGCGAGATGAGACGCCGGTGTCCCCTCGCGCTGCACACGCTCGATCGCGCGCGCCAGGTGAACGGATCTCTGGAACTCGTTGGCGATCCAGTCGGGCGCGCGGCCGAAATCGGGTCCGATGCGGTAGAGGATCGCCGGCTTCTCGTCGCTGGAATGGATCACCGTCAGTCCGGGAATCGCGGCCGTCGGGTCGAGGAGATAGGCCAGCTCGGGCCGCATCTGAGTCTCGAACCACGAGAAGTAGATGTACTCCGCGCGCTGGCGCCGCGCGTAGTCGGCGAGCTCGCGCAGGCTGTGCACGCGGGGGAACGGCGCGACGGGATGGCCGGAGTAATAGCCGATGTGCCCCTTGCGTGCGATCACGGTGGAGCCTGACGCCGCGACTCGCTGAAGCGTCTGTCCAGCCGCGATCACCTCGCGCGGGGCTTCCCGGAGCAGCGCGAGCTGGGATTTCACGGCGGTGACGAGCGTGAGTCCAATGGCCGCGATCCCGATTCCGGCGACCGACCACCGCGCCGCTCCTGCGCTGCCCGCAAGCCTGAGCGCAGAGAGACCTGCAGCGGCGCTCGCGTAGAAGAGCACCATGGGCAGCGAGTAGCGTGTGCTGTGAAACGCCGCCAGCAACGAAACGAAGCAGAGGACGCCCGCGATCGCCAGAGGAAGCAGCCTTCGCTCGAGACGATGACGCCACAGCAGAGCGAGGCCGAGCAGGGCGGCGATCGCGGCCGGCCAGCCAAGCAGGTCTCGCGCGTCGCCGCGCAGGTGGACGGAAACCTGCCGCAGTCGATTCCACACGAAGGCCTTCGGGTCTCTCCCGATCACGGACCTCAAGCTGGGGATCGTCGCCGACGCATTTCCGAAATCACTCACGTCGTCCTGCACGTTCCAGTCGCCGTGATCATTTGCATAGAAGGCGTACCCGCGTACCAGCCCTTCGCCCGGGATCACTCCCTGCCCGACGGAGAAAGCTGCCCATGGCGCGACGACGAGCAGGAATCCCGCTGCGGAGGCCATCGCTCGTCTCACCCAGGATCCTGGCTCGTCACGCCGCCAGAGTTGGGCGACCACCAAGATGGGGACGAGATAGAGACTGCTGTAGCGCGTGAGCACGGCCGCGCCGGCCAGGGCGCCGGAGAGGAGCGGCGCCTGCCGCCCGCGGGCCCCCAGCGCCGTGAAGAGACAAACGGCCTGAAGGAAGACCGCGAGCATGTCGGTCGATGCGGCGGTGCCGTATCGGAGGAACGTGGGGTTGATCAGCACGAACGCCACGACCCAGAGGCCCGCAACCGGCCCGATCAGGCGAGTCAGCAGCGCGAACCAGAACGCCGCGGCCCCGGTCGCGGCCGCGACCGAGATCAGCTTGGCGCCGGTGAAGAAGTCCCGCGCCACGCCGCCGACCATCGCGAGAGCGACCTCGTAGCCGGGGCCCACGACGACGTAACGCCGGGCATCCCAAACGCCCTGCTGAATGCCCCGCGCGCCTTCGGCGTAGCCGCCGTAGAAGTCGCTTTCAGCCCCGTAGTCCCCGACGGTGTGGTGGAACAAGGAGAGCCAGGTGAGAACGAGGGCGAACAGGCCGATCGCCGTCCATCCGACGAGCGAGGCCTTGGAGAATGAGCGAGATGAGAGCGAGGTGCCGGGGGCGCGATTCATGCCTGGAGTGTTCGATCGTCCACGCCCGGCGCGTGTGGCATGAACCTTAGAGCCCGCGATGGACCGACCCAAGGCGCGCGGGACGAATGCGGAGTCGTGCGAGACGAATGCCCGATTTCGAGCGACGAAGCCGGGTGACGAGTTCCAGGCGGTGCCTGTAGGCTCGTCCGATGCCCGAGTTGCCAGAAGTGGAGACCGTTCGACGCAACCTGGAAGCCACGATCCTCAGGCGGACGATCACGAGCGCGCGTCTATCTGGAAAGAAGCTGCGCGATCCCATCTCCAGGCAACTCCCCCGCCGCATCCAGGGACGGCGGATTGAATCGGTCCACCGCCATGGGAAGTTCCTGCTGATCCACCTGGACCATGACCTGACGCTGATCTCGCACCTCGGGATGAGCGGCCGCTGGCTGTTCTTCGAGAGGGCCACGAGCTCGCTGCCTCATGTCCACGTGGTCGTCACCTTTCGGGATGGCTCCGAGCTGTGGTTCCAGGATCCGCGCCGCTTCGGATTGATTCGGCTGACTCCGACCTCGCGCTTGTCGCGGGACCCGGCTCTGATGGATCTGGGTCCGGACCCGGTGGCCACTCCGCTGCGCGGCGACTGGCTGTTCGAGCGGTCTCGCGGCGCGCGCGCTCCGATCAAGAGCTACCTGCTCGACCAGAAGCGCATCGCCGGGATCGGCAACATCTACGCGAGCGAGATCCTTCATCGAGCCGGCGTGAGCCCGCGCCGCCAGGCCGGCTCTTTGACTGCTCGCGAGTGGGACGCGGTCGCGGCCGAGACCTCGCGTGTTCTGGGCGAGGCCATCGACCGTATGGGGACGACGTTCAGCATGTACCGCACGCTGTGGAACGAACCGGGCACGTACGGAGACCAATTGCTCGTCTACGACCGGGCCGGCGAGCCCTGCCGCCGATGCGGCGGCGTCATCCGGCGCATCGTGCAGGGACAGCGCTCCACCTTCTATTGTCCCCGCTGCCAGAGCGTTCGCCGTCGTCGTCCCGCTTTATCCATTGCCCGCGGCCAGTCCGGCGCTTAATCTACCGGGCTCGATACGTCATTCACTGGTCACCGGGCGAGCCCGATCCATGCCGACTGATTCCGATCTTCGAAATTCCGTGCCGTTCGCGACCCTGGGGATCCCCCCGGTGTTGCTCAAAGGCGTGAGAGCCGCCGGCTTCGGCGAGCCCACTCCGCTCCAGCGCAAGGCCATCCCGATCATTCTCAAGGGCAACGACCTGATCGGCGTGGCGCAGTCCGGAACCGGCAAGACCGCCTCGTACCTCCTCCCCACGCTCACGCGTCTGCTCGAGGGTCCGCGTCGCCTGCGCGCCTTGGTCCTGGTTCCGACCCGCGAGCTGGCGACGCAGGTGGAGACGACCGCGAGGCTGTTCAGCCGGTTCACCGATCTGCGCGTCGCGGCGGTGTTCCCCGGGGTGCCGATGGCGCCGCAGGAGCGCGTGGTGCGCGAGGAAGGTGTCGGGCTCCTCATCGCCACGCCGATCCGCCTGCTCGAGCTTCACAGCCGCCAGGCGCTCAACTTCGAGGATGTCGAGATCCTGGTGCTCGACGAAGCCGACCGCATGGTCGACACCGGACTCGCCACGGATCTGCGTCGCATTCTCAAGGCGCTGCCCGAGACCCGCCAGACCCTGCTCTACTGCGCCACGCTTCCGCCCGAGCTCAACCGGCTCGCGAAGGAAGCGCTGGTCGAGCCGCTGCGCGTCGATCTCGCGCCGCCGAGCAAGCCGGCCGCGGGCATCCTGCAGGCGGTCTACCCGGTTCCGCGCGCGCTCAAGGCGGATCTCTTGAACGAGATCCTCACCCGCAACGAAGCGCGCAGCGTGATCGTTTACGCCAACACCCGCCACGCGGCGGACCAGCTCGCGCGCCAGCTCCAGAAGCGCGGCCACACGGTGGCGTCACTGCACGACAGCGACAATCAGATGCAGCGCGAGCGCGCGGTGAACGACCTGAAGCGCGGGCGCATCCACATCCTGGTCGCGACCGACGTGGCTTCGCGCGGCATCGGCATGGACGGGATTTCCCATGTCGTCAACTTCGACGTTCCGAGCCGACCGGAGGATTACCTCCACCGTATCGGGCACTCCACGCATGCCCACGCCGGCGGCGACGCGTTCACGCTGATGAGCC
The Candidatus Eisenbacteria bacterium genome window above contains:
- a CDS encoding glycosyltransferase family 39 protein, which translates into the protein MNRAPGTSLSSRSFSKASLVGWTAIGLFALVLTWLSLFHHTVGDYGAESDFYGGYAEGARGIQQGVWDARRYVVVGPGYEVALAMVGGVARDFFTGAKLISVAAATGAAAFWFALLTRLIGPVAGLWVVAFVLINPTFLRYGTAASTDMLAVFLQAVCLFTALGARGRQAPLLSGALAGAAVLTRYSSLYLVPILVVAQLWRRDEPGSWVRRAMASAAGFLLVVAPWAAFSVGQGVIPGEGLVRGYAFYANDHGDWNVQDDVSDFGNASATIPSLRSVIGRDPKAFVWNRLRQVSVHLRGDARDLLGWPAAIAALLGLALLWRHRLERRLLPLAIAGVLCFVSLLAAFHSTRYSLPMVLFYASAAAGLSALRLAGSAGAARWSVAGIGIAAIGLTLVTAVKSQLALLREAPREVIAAGQTLQRVAASGSTVIARKGHIGYYSGHPVAPFPRVHSLRELADYARRQRAEYIYFSWFETQMRPELAYLLDPTAAIPGLTVIHSSDEKPAILYRIGPDFGRAPDWIANEFQRSVHLARAIERVQREGTPASHLAVLAIDALLGKEWTVALHHSSRVTETDPSHALAWAVRGEALRRLSRAEEARVAFVRAIELDPSDPAAKIGLGRIELASGNPVEAMHLWRAAARAAEDVRTLDEISRLLGAVADSSGVRSIRSEIQRIEREPRLEKDRPTAGIPPAHQRQAPLVARVRRMGPL
- the mutM gene encoding bifunctional DNA-formamidopyrimidine glycosylase/DNA-(apurinic or apyrimidinic site) lyase; the encoded protein is MPELPEVETVRRNLEATILRRTITSARLSGKKLRDPISRQLPRRIQGRRIESVHRHGKFLLIHLDHDLTLISHLGMSGRWLFFERATSSLPHVHVVVTFRDGSELWFQDPRRFGLIRLTPTSRLSRDPALMDLGPDPVATPLRGDWLFERSRGARAPIKSYLLDQKRIAGIGNIYASEILHRAGVSPRRQAGSLTAREWDAVAAETSRVLGEAIDRMGTTFSMYRTLWNEPGTYGDQLLVYDRAGEPCRRCGGVIRRIVQGQRSTFYCPRCQSVRRRRPALSIARGQSGA
- a CDS encoding DEAD/DEAH box helicase; translation: MPTDSDLRNSVPFATLGIPPVLLKGVRAAGFGEPTPLQRKAIPIILKGNDLIGVAQSGTGKTASYLLPTLTRLLEGPRRLRALVLVPTRELATQVETTARLFSRFTDLRVAAVFPGVPMAPQERVVREEGVGLLIATPIRLLELHSRQALNFEDVEILVLDEADRMVDTGLATDLRRILKALPETRQTLLYCATLPPELNRLAKEALVEPLRVDLAPPSKPAAGILQAVYPVPRALKADLLNEILTRNEARSVIVYANTRHAADQLARQLQKRGHTVASLHDSDNQMQRERAVNDLKRGRIHILVATDVASRGIGMDGISHVVNFDVPSRPEDYLHRIGHSTHAHAGGDAFTLMSPEEGMHVAAIERYLGRTVPRVLLPDFDYRMKPTEIKQVVGYPNRDLSMPVKPQHKPASKPAPKPAAKPAAKSATRPGKASRPLRPGTRTRLKPAPKRKETAKRR